In Pyrenophora tritici-repentis strain M4 chromosome 6, whole genome shotgun sequence, the DNA window ATGTCACAATGTGTATCTTGATAAGAATGAACAAGTGGTAATGACTGGATAAAACTTGAGTTGGGGTTCGTTCGAAAGCAACGAGGTTTTTGTTTTTCATCCTCATCTGCATCTCTCTCCCAGACTTATATACAGATCCCCATTGACACTCCTTTACCTAGTCAGCCCTGTTTTGCCAGTGCAGATTGCGGAATCAGCTGATACTGACCAGGAGGTGTGCATCGGATTTCCTGGATCTGGAGGTAGCCCGCGCGCTGAACGCGTATCGTCCATGTAATACTTTCTGACCACGGAGCAGTCTAGACTACATGGCGATCAAAGTCCATGAGCCATCTGGGGATGCCTAGGAATACCTAAGGCACTGGCTTGGTATTGCGGGTATTAGGGCCGATTAGGCGAGGGTCCCTACGCACGTTACATCTTGATCGCACCACCTAGTAATATCATGTGGAGCAACCTTCCAAGGTTCTCTTTATCCTACGCCACACTTGTGAAGATCGCGTCGGATACTGCTCTTGATTCATCTTGCTTCTAGTTCTAGGGACTTCGGGGGTCTGGATAGCAAATGTTGTTTTTGTGGTGATCGCATGAACTGCCCAAGCTTACCGCAATTACCGTAACCCttaacgtgtctgtgcgcgtgatgcccataatcgcgtgccgcacaccccgcaacatcaacaccaatccacccttaccacttcaaccacccataactccacaactatgagttgtatcaacgctgcgattgaagctattgaatcgcgtgatcccggagataaatttacatactctgaggttgcgcgccgctttggtgttgatcgctctacgttgtcgcgacgccatcaacagatccggggctcaaatgaagccaaatcacgtaatcagcaactccttcacccacaccaggagctacagcttctagagcacattgacgagcttactgaggctggcttaccaccgacgaggactatgatccagaactttgctagtgctatagccggaagggctgcctcccaaagctgggtgacgcgcttctttcaccgtcatcccgacgcgattatatcacgttggtcaactggtttggaccgcaatcgccaccgggctgattctgtatacaagtacgagtcgtactttgatctactatctactaaaatggctcagcaccatattcgggcgcaggatgtatataatatggatgagaagggattccttattggagtgacggggaggagtaagagagtgtttagtaagcagaaatatgagactgggggctttaagaaagtgatacaggacggcaacagagattggatcactgttatcgctgctatatgtgctgatgggagtacgttaccgcccgcgattatatacgaagctacttcgggcaacatgtacgccagatgggttgatgatatcgcaattgacgatccagtctacgttacctcaagtccctcagggtggaccaatgatcaggtaggcctggcatggctcgaacaggtgtttgatcgccatacgaaggagaaggccggcaatcacacacgcttactcatccttgacggccatgggagtcacgttactatggagtttattgactACGCGATCGCCCACAATATTATGTTACTCGTACTACCCCCCATAGTACCCAtacgctgcagccactcgatgtggtaatgttcaaacctctggcagccgcgtactcactcagcttgcagcactacctccaggcgagccacggtctcttagctgtgaggaaggatgacttctaccgtcttttcaagcctgcctgggactcctctttcattaagaagcacgcgttgaaggcatttaaagccactgggatagctcctatagatcccgaagtagtacttaaaaagttccgaaagtcaacactaacagcaccgccgccactagtgaacgtgagtagagctactatcacgaacctcattaatcaggcctacgatccgagctctattgcggccaacaacctctcagaaatactcctccgcctccaggctgccaaagagatcgccgagtacgagaaggacgcactgcgcgcggcgctacacgttcaccagaagccccgcaatcggcacgaacctcccctagatctacagcagcgaaaagcgttccattcaggggcagtttggtggtcgccgtgcaagcttcgagaggcccgcttcaggcagctagtgaaggagaaggagaaggagaaagagctacttgataagatagagttgaaagaggcaaaggagaacaacaggatctatcaacttaagatcaaagaggcagcgcgggcggcgcgtgaggaggcaaagaaggtgcgggatgaagccaaggctgtaaaggctgccgaacttgacgccaaacgacgcgatcgcgacgctgcaaaggctatacaacaaccccaatcgggcaagcgtaaggcttcaaagcccgctgcaaagcaacagccaaaaaaacgacgcgtgggtggtgctggcggtggcactctggctgaggtggctgcaccggctcccccaccaacaaccacccgacgcggccgggccgtcaatactccggcaaaatatagatagacaaagttgtagagctacgtctatagatcaatacaccggaaaatctcgcgataatagttattgtacgtggctgcacagcctcaactttgccgtcgtcgcgatattggtggggtgtgcggcacgcgattatgggcatcacgcgcacagacacgttatGGGCCATGTTCTTCCCGCGTTGGAAGTGGCCGGTTCAGTCGGGCCTACTTGTTTGTGTGCTGCCTCGGTTCGCGCTGCGCAAAGGCCGACTTGACCGGTGCTTCTTCGTAGATTCACGTTTCGTGTTGTAAACGTTGAGGGACGATCTAGATCTACGGACCAAGAAAGTAATCAGCACTACAGGCAACAATGCCATTGGTCTCCCGTCACTACGGGAGCGCCGCAAATATCTCGCGTACTAGCCACTTGCTTAATTCGTGTCAAAGATCCGATTCTAGCCCGCCTAGGGTTCCCGCCGGTGGTGGTGTTAGTTTGTGAGGAAGCCGGTGAGCTTTACACTGGGTTTTATATTGATTGAATGCATTCGGTTGACTCAAAAGGTGTTTAGTGACTTGGGTTCACTGTTCGCTCGGGTCGGATCGTATGAGGTTCCCACAGATAGGGTTTACCGAATCATGGTTCGAAGATGCAGTAAGCACAACGAGCGAACAAGGTAACGAGCCATATGTTGGCAGGTTGAGAGTAAGAGGAGAGCTCTCACCAATCAATGTTTACAGCACTAAAACGCATTAAGCAGAAAATGAGGTGTTCCGATATGTGCTACTATAACACCCTACTGATGTGACAGTGGAGTTCCATGTTACCCAGTCGAAATCGTGTATGATCCCTCGAATCAACTCAAGCAAAGGAAAACATACAAAAGGAGGGGGATTTGTTGGTTTTAGTAGGAAAAATATGATTGTCCGCGACATAGACCCTTGGAGAGAGAGAAGAGTTGAGCCAGCAGACGCATTTGACCTGCTCAGAACATGCTGTCTCATCGGAAAATCAAAATAGCTAAGAAATGATTGCCACTTCTGACACCATGGATGCTAACGGCAACATCCCCATACCTATCAAGCTCTCAACAACTTCGGTGATCTCCGGATCTACTTCTGTGGGGATAGTGGGTGCTGgaagaattgaaggattgaactgaggttgtattgtcTGAGTCTACAAACTGTATATGTAGGTGGGTGACCgtaaacagcgctagtcctagataGGCATCGTTCCATTACAAAGGTAAGTTGCGACTGCAGGAGCAGAGCAGCagagaccccaaaccgtgacaaCTTCCGACAGCCCCGGTTCGTATAAGCTAGGATGATACGGAGCGTTCCAATCTTATTCAAGCATCGCACAAACCCCATCCCAGATCAGTTGAAGCCACTCACCACATTCCATGATAACCCCTGGATCAGGTCAGCTGTATTCTTGGTCTCAAATTCTGGCTGAGAACTCACCATTCTTCTTTTTCTCGAATGTCTCAAACTGTGTCTTAAGAGTCTCTTTTTCGATCCGCATACTTTCTTCCAACGCGCTCAATACGCCTTGAAACTCTTCTCTGTTAGTCTGACTGGTTGCCATGAACCTGGTTTCTTCGTTATCGGCCTCCATCTTATCTAGCTTATCTTTCTGCTCTTGCATTTCTTCGAAGAGCTTCTTCAGCTCTGCTTTACGTTCTGCCTGCAACTTTTCAAGATCAGTGCGAAGGCGCTCCTGCGATTCTTCGCCAGCTTGAATTTTTTTGGCAAGGTCGGCTTGGAGCTCGTTGATCTGTTCCGCCGCCTCCTGGTTTGCCACTGCCAAGGCTTCCTCTTTCTCCTGCTGCAACTCTTCTATGTCTCTTCGATGCCTCTCCCGCTCCTTTGTTATGTCCTCGTTCAATTGTTGCCCTGCCTCAGTCTCCTCAAGACCTAAGCCCTCAGTGGACATTTCCTGTTGAATACGGAGCGTTATTTCTTTGCGGTTACGAACTACCGCGTTGAGTATGGCTAAAGCGGACGAGCGATCATTTTCGTCCGTGTGTCGCATGATTCAACTGCCCTTTTTCAGCATAAAGCCCCAGAAATCGTCTTGTCGCATCAGCTCTTGCTCTCGCTGAGCGCCAATACCTGGCGGAACAAGAGACCACATAGTGGTAGCAAGTATGATTCGACTGAAGCACTCTTCGCCGCAGAGTTTTTGGAACATGAAAAGGTTGCGCTTTGCAGATCCTTGCATCCTAGGGTCGATAATGCGATGTAGGAAGATCATGCCACTTAGACGTTTCTTGTTCGTATACGAGACGCCCAGCCATCCAGCAATGTCCCGGAGTACGTCAGTATCCTTCCGATCCGTGTCGTCAAAACCTGGCGTATCGACCAGATGAACTCTGAGGTTTGCACTCAGCATGAAAGCAAACTCTCCAATCTCCTGCGTGTCTGGGTCTGTATTAGTTACTGGCGTGGTTGTACAACCGGATTTCACTTACGTGAACGGAGGCCTTGGCCAACTCCAATCTTTTGTCCTGTACACAAATCTATGAATGAAGACTTTCCTGCTCCGGTGACTCCCATAACACCGATGTAGACGTCTTCCACCTTCCTGCCAACGTTAGATTAATTCAACGTAGTACTCTAGATCGGGCTTACCCGGCCGATCTGTAAGCCGTGTGCTGGCCTATCTTCCATGTAGAGGACGGCATTGAACCCTTTTCCGGGGGATAAGAACCATGAGTGAAGGTGCCCTTCTGCTTCGGTGACATGCTTTGGACTGAGGGCAAGGATATATCTTGTTCAAATGATGATAAGTTTCATGATCAGATGACAATCAGATAGACAGCGTCTATTTATCAATACTTTCATTGACTTGTGAGGCGTTTAACGGTTTCGGAAGATCATGCCGCAGCACCTGGGCAGTGTACGGGTCTCCATCTCTAGATCCGGTAGCTTATCATGACTGCATGacagagatgtcaacaagcaagtcaagctggcttgattcttatcgattgcagatcacagaccattctctgggacgtgccactgtgcacgagcctctatattgtctgtgatctgcaatcgataagaatcaagccagcttgacttgcttgttgacatctctgctgCATGAGCTGAACCATGCGCCATACATGGCCCACAAATGCTATCAGCCTAATTGGCGTATGAAGGTGTACGTTTTGAGTCAAATCAGGCAGAATTGAGAAGTTCAGAAGGCTAAAACGCTGGCTGCAGCTTCACCTGAGCAGCTTCCTCGACGACACAGATAATGTGTATAAGGAAAACAGAGATCTGCAATATGGGTTGACCTAGACATTTTACGATCATGAGAATAAGAATAGAGGTACAATCTTATGGAATTGCCCTTCTCTTTTGTCCATCTTCTAAGCTGGAGCGATTTTGTTAGTAGAGAGCTATTTTTGAAGCACTAACTGGTAGTTACTGACGTTTGCTTTTTATTTATATGCGTGAATCATTCTCGCGCACACAAGCTTTTTAGAAAGCTGAAAAAAATAACTGCAAATTACGTACCTAGATATATCTAGCGCCCACGAGCTCAATATGCTTACAATCTACCCGACCGGGCCGTCAGCGACTTACGCATACACGCATACACATGCATAAAAATGCTAAGATTATGCACGTGGGATCTCCTAATAGCTTTATTGAACAAGTAAAATCGCGATATAGCTCTGAATTCCCTGGGATCATCTGTTTCCCAAAGTGGGGATACCCGTGGACAGCTTGTTGTCGACGAACGTTATCAACTGTTCAGCCGTAGTTTTCAGCTGAACATCCCGCATGTTCCCAATGCGCCCAAGATACGCCACACGAAAACAAGCAATGTTTTTTGAATCTCAGTACGAAGTTGAACAGTTCGCTATCTAGCTGACTCCCTTCTGGCCTATCGCTTTTATGCCCTCATCACATCATATAGATTTACGTACCCCGCAAGGGCACAATCTGTCGAGGAACAGAGATCGAAAAGCCGACATCAGACTGTGGAGTATTCAAATAGAATTCTATCACAAGGCGGAGAAAGCAAATTCACGTTGACGAGAAATGCAGTACCAAGGATGAAGGTAGGGGCCACAAATCAATCGTGCATGATCCACTCGTCCATGCTACTAGCAAGATCTACGTTCGCACAGTCTATACAAGTTGCTAGAATCGGAGTTGATGGCCAAGTCTCAGCGTGCCTGAACCTGAAAGAAAAGGCGCAGAACAAAGTCGAGTGCTGAGCGAAGTCGAACACAGAGAGAACGCGTTATTGCTTGTCATTGTACGATTGTACGCTTATTCAAAGAAGTTCCTCCAGCCGGTACAATGATTGCCTTCTTCTACAATGCTATGCTATCCGGTCTTCGTTCGGTTGTGACAGAGATGAATACTAGCAGTCATCGGGTACCGCTGCATTGAGCTGAGAGCAAAAACAAGTAGGCACGACTCTACACGAGATTGTCAGCCCTAAACGTCCAACAATATGATATTAGTGAGATTCTTCCCACGACTTACCCTCGGTTGGCTGTGTAAAGGAAGAAGTTATCGCTTTTGGCAGACTGGTGAAGGAGCTTTCGGCACGCGGCTTTACTATCGCAGTAGACAAGACGTCAACAACTGCATATGAGAACTGCGTCGATTGTCCTACGGAGTAGATACACAAGGTTATATACATAAGATATGCGTAAGCACATAACGGCAAAGgagtgaaagtgaaggtTGTAGAACATTCGGCCAAGAAGCATCGGGCCGATTCCAAGAAGGGTAGTCCTGAATGGCAACATTTACAGTCCTGACCGTCGTATTGGTTCACACAGTATTGGGCGTTGTTGGAGCTTACAATACTGCAATGAACCGGCACAGCATTGCTTGTCCGGAACTACCGCCTGGCGCGCTACTACGGTCGAGAGGAGTACAGCCACAGTGGCAATAAAAGTAAGCTTTGCCGTTGTAGACAAGAGTGGTTGTTCGGTCTTAGTCCCAAGCGATAGTGTGTCGTTTTTGTGCCTGAAGTGGCGTGACGATCTTAGATGGTCGAATTTGGTGGAGAGATGGAATACCGCTGGCTGCCGGTGCAGATGCAGGTGCTACTACTCATAACATAGATATTTTCTTTCACGTGCTCGCGAACCAGAATAGCCTCATGTAACATTAATTGACACCCAGGCATATATAAGACGTCATATGTAAGACAGATACGAGATGAAGAGGCGGTCGGCGTTCAAAACTGGATAAATCGCGGCTGAGGCAGTAAATGGTCGATAGTAGCTAACATGCTACATGCTCAATGTGAAGGTGGGCCAGCACATATTAGAGGCCATTTCCTGGGCTCATTTCGAGATCCACATGAACTGGAAATAGAGTAAGTTGTGTAACCACCCTATTTTGCTGAGTGTTGTGCAGGCATTCCAACAAGCGAGCCAGATCAAGCGCTTGACTTGACCGGCTTGAAGCTTGATTGTTCCCTCAAGTCAAGCTGCCTCATAGTAATTAACAAGCCAAGTCAAGCTGAGGAGGAAGCCGGCTTGAGTAGCTTGGTCAGCTTGAGCGGGGAAGAGGCAGCAGCTAGCTGCTGGTGAGGCTGCTGGTTTTGCAGTAGGAGCGATCTCGTGATAGTTTTTTAGTGTTGTAAACGTAGCTTACAGTCCGTGCGCACCCAACGAGCCAGTTCAGCCAACGAGCCACCCCAACCCCCGCTGCCTCATGAACCCACCCAACTGCGACGCGTCATAACTCTACAACCATGGACCCGATTCAAGAAGCGATTGAATATATCGAATCGCGTGGGGCTGGAGATAAATTCTCGTACCGCCAAGTTGCAAAAATATTCGGAGTTGATCGAACGACGCTGTCGCGAAGGCACTGGGGCGCACAGCAACCCCGGGGCACAGAGGCGGCCGAACATCGACGAAACCTtaacccacaacaagaggATGAGCTTATCGGATACATAGAAGGGACTACAAGAGACGGCGTACCACCTACAAGGAGTATTTTGAGAAATTTCGGCAGCGCGGTTGCGCAGCATGAGGTTTCGGATAGCTAGGTTACCCGGTTTTAACAACGTCATCCCGACGAGCTTATCACCAAATAGGACACCGGTATGGATCGTGAGCGTCACTTAGCTGACAACAAGCGTAAATACGAGTTGTACTTCAACTTGCTGCACTCTAAGATGCGAGAACATGGGATTGAAGAGCGCAACACGTACAATAgggatgagaagggcttctttGTTGGTATCGCCCACCGCAGGAAGAGGATCTTCTCTAAGGCAGTTTATGAGTCAAAGGAGCGTACCGCGGCGATGAGAGATAGTAACAGAGAATAGGTAACGCTGCTGGCTTGCGTATGCGCTTCTGGAGAGGCATTGCCGCCCGCTCTCATCTACTAGGGCATCTCTAGGGTTCAATTAAGCTAGGTTGACGACCTGTTGGCCGAAAAATACTAGGTTTTCGTATCCCACTCAGCTTTGGGATGGTTAAATAATAATTTAAGACTTGCCTAGCTTTAACAGGTCTTCGAACGCTATACAGCAGCCAAAGCTCGCCGGCAATAGCGCCTTCTAATCCTTGACGGCCACGCCAGCCACCTCACGCCCGATTTTTTGGAGTATTGTGAAGCCAAACGCATTATAGTTATAGTGTATCCACTACATTCTACACACAGTTTGCAGCCGTTGGATGTCGTGCTCTTTTCGCCGCTTTCGAAGCACTACACCGAGGAGCTTACCTAACGCCTCTAGCGAACCTAAGGCCTCTTAAGGATTACTAAACGCGACTTCTACAGCAACTTTTGGCCGGCTTAGAGCTCTATAATAACTCACGATCTTATATTAAAGAGTTTTTAAAGCTACAGGCGTATAGCTGATGGACGCAGACCCGGTACTTCAACGCTTCAACAACCAACCACAACAATAAGATGACGAGCCAGGAATTGGAGAGCAAGGCGATAGCGATACCTAGCCTTAACTGCGCAAAATTTTTAACGCTGCGGTGGCTGACAAGGCCAAATTTAAAGCTAAACGGCTGTCCTAAGGCCTACACTCGCTGCAGGTTAACAACGAGCTTTTCCGCCTCCAAAACGCGGAGCTACGCGCTGAACTCAACCTTATAAGGTCCCGCCCGTCTAAATCAACAACACTGACTACTCAAGAGGGCGACAATTGGCACGGCGGAGCTGTATTCTACAGTCCTAGGAAGCTTGCCAGCGTCCGCGCGCGCAAGGCCGCAGAACTGGACGAAGCCGCGGAGCTACAACTCCAAAAAGCTCGCGATAGAGAGAGAAAAGCAGCAGAAGCTGCTAAGAAAAAGCGCTCTCAAGAAGCTGCAAAGGTGGCTCGACAACAAGCCAAAATTGAGAGGGATGCCAAGCAGTTACGGCAGCGTGAGGAGAAAGCTGCCGAACGGGCACTTAAAaagcaacaacaacaagctgcAACCGCTTAAAAAAGTCGCGATACAGCAAATAAGCGTAAGCGAGAAGCCTTACATAAACTAGCAAAAAACCGACAAAGCGTCGTCGTGTTGTTGCTCCATTAAGTCGGGTTGACGCTGGTCGGCCTGAGGCGCCCTCCCCACCCAGATTTGGCCTGCGCGAGCGCCAACTTAAGACACCAGCGAGATACAAGTAGTGCAAACGCTTTAGTAGCGTCAATATATTAATATCCCCCAAAATCTCACGATAATAGCTTTTGTGGGTGGCTCAATAACCTCATCTTTTTTGTCGTCTGATCTTGTTGGGGTGGCTCGTTGGCTGAACTGGCTCGTTGGGTGCGCACGGACTgtaacgtgtccgtgcgcgtgatgcgcggattcgcgtgatgcgcggggaacaccatatccactacttcaaaaatgaagctattaagccacgtatataagctgttattatacgaatttatagagggggagtaattagatgcttgcgatcaacttgtactatctatattttgatgggaggttgacgttgcggccacgtgatgtgagctttgatggaggagctggaggctcttcttgaacttgagcaccagcgcgagcagcctcaacgcgtttttgacgcttgttgttcgatgaggtagctgctgaagctctcctctttcccttttggggtagttgtatagctttagcagcgtctctctcctccttctggcgcgcgcgttcagctgctttctcagctcgctcaagctccctcatctccttgagtctctgcctctccacacgcctctcctcgagctcatcttgacgctgcagtcgagcctcctcgcgctgcttcttggaccgtgctttttggagtttctcctccgtctcatctcgctcccgtactgcttctctagctcgagcctcacgcagcttgcgaggagaccagaagacagagccaccgtgatactcctggcgctgttgaaggtcaagagctttgcccttcttcctgtgcttctttttatgttgaagagcctcctttaagccctcgttctcatgctttaaaagctcatactgcacagagagatggtgaacgcttgagcgcagctttcttgcctcatactgatggctatcattaacagcagctcgtactagccgatcgagctttctccagtcatgatcagagagccctgacgatgagcttctctcagcttctggcgtgctagcaaatctacgaaggataacgttggcatccatcggccagatcccagtggcttcgaaggccttcaatatgaggctctctgtgaaggaggatatccaggcgctccagaagagcgggaagaagtcccctttcttgattggaataaggccttgagccttatggagatggttagtgagctcgttagagtaggcttgagagagtggcttgaacagcactacatctagcggctggagcgtatgggtcgaatggggaggaaggatcatgaggaggatcctatggcgatcgcagtacttaataaactccatcgtgaggtgagatccatggccatcaaggatgagcaatctccatctacctgatcgttgctttgtagagcgatcaaacacctgctccagccaagctaggcctacgttatcatttgaccagcctgttggagatgatgagacaaagacctcatgttctcctgccttgatatcttctacccaactcgatcgtatagctccatttttagctgcgtagataagggctggaggcagcgagctcccatcagcgcagcagcaggccaggactgtcagaaactcgcgtgatccatcctggagagatgctcgaacctccttcttctcccattgacgcctgctgaatatcctcttacttctgcctatcaagccaattaagaagcccttctcatccatattgtatatatctcgagcctctaggtgatattcggtgatctttcgatgcagcagctcgaagtagagtctatactttgactcagaatcagccaggtggcgcgtacgatccatggcgctggtccactttgagatgagatggatctcgtgtcggttgatgaagcgagtaacccagctctcgctgagctgctgatgggctacttctgatgagaaattcctgatcatctctcgtgtaggaggaatgcctcgctttgtgagcttttcgatatatctcacaagctctagctcttgttgtgggttgagtttctgctggttgaagttcttgtctctttctgagcttgtctggccctggtgccttcgggtcaacgtagatctcacaacaccatgcttagcagcaattttagtatacgagaactgttctcctggctctagattttcaatatcttcaatcgcagcttgaattgggtccatattggtggagttaacgtgtgttgaaggtgaaggggtttgacgtgttttggtgttccccgcgcatcacgcgaatccgcgcatcacgcgcacggacacgttacAGTAGTAAGCGATCTATGTAACCTCACGCCGTGCATAGCATGCTCTATCCTATATTTTCTACTACTATTAGCCTTGTATACTACGCTTTTAGTGTCGCTTTTTTACTTAGACCTTCGTCCTACACTTCTTATTGTTACTATACTCTCGTACTACGAGCAGCGCGTTAAAGCGTACGAGGCGGTAGACTACAACGCGCACAATAAGGCGCCTAAGGACCATCTCGCCATTAACTTACGTGCCGCGTGGGCTAAAATCAGCGAGTATTACGACAAGTTAGACGACTCGCCGGCgtactacgctgctacaatACTCTATCCGTACTACAAAACGTACTGTGACACTGTCTGGAGCGATAAACCTGAGTAGCTCATCGCTAATAACTGCAACTTTCGCGCCCTTTAGCATCTATATAGCGCCTCACCGCGCAAGGTGAGGCGCCCTAAGGTCCTTACGAGCGACATGGACGACGCGATTGACGGCCTTATTAACCCTAGCGCCTCCATCAACAACACTATAGACGACGACGAGTTCGAGCGGTGGAAGCGTAGCGAGCCGCGCGCGGAGAAGGGTAGCAATCACGCAAACAACCCTATTAAATACTGGGTAGAGCTACGCGATCGCTACCCTAACCTTAGCAAGCTCGCGCTCGACGTACTCTCTATCCCAGCCTTAAGCTGCGAGTGTGAGCGCCTGTTtagtgagcttggcgacctcCTCGAGCCGCGTCGCCGCGCTATAAAACCGCAACTTCTGGCGGCTACACAGTGCGTAAGACGGTGGCAAAGAGCCGGCTTAGGCGACTCCGAGGTCGCGGCTAAGTCGACGACGACGGACGACGAGATAGAGCTTTTGTACGACCTTAGTAGCTGGGGTGGCGACTATCACGAGACTTAATACTAAGAAATTTTATAGTATAGACTATCAAGCTATCAAGTCAAGCCTCAAGCAAGCTACCTATCTCAGCTTGATTATGTGATCAAGTCAAGCTGCTCACCATCTCATCAAGCTTCACTCGAGCCAGTCAGCCGgcttgacttgacttgcttgttggaaagtctggTGTTGTGAGGCTGGAGAAGATGATCATGGCAGATTGCAACGAGCCGCTTCCACTTCGCTTCGATTCGGTCCGCCAGAACGCAGAATTAGAACACGAACGACAACCACACCCACGGTCCACGGTCTAAGCTTTGGGATGTCCTTGCGATACGAATCTCACCAACTCAACTCTTTGCATGCCGAGCTACTGCGGGTAGGACTATAATAAGGAACAAACTACAGGGTATTACGAGATAAGTCAATACGCCATCGTATCGTCCCATCCTCGTCTCTGAACCAGCCAATTCGCGTCAAGACCTTGTCCTCCTTGATTATGGTGTCCATGCCCTTTTCTCTAATCACTGC includes these proteins:
- a CDS encoding Dimer-Tnp-hAT domain containing protein produces the protein MDDAIDGLINPSASINNTIDDDEFERWKRSEPRAEKGSNHANNPIKYWVELRDRYPNLSKLALDVLSIPALSCECERLFSELGDLLEPRRRAIKPQLLAATQCVRRWQRAGLGDSEVAAKSTTTDDEIELLYDLSSWGGDYHET
- a CDS encoding TolA, Membrane protein involved in colicin uptake, which produces MDPIQEAIEYIESRGAGDKFSYRQVAKIFGVDRTTLSRRHWGAQQPRGTEAAEHRRNLNPQQEDELIGYIEGTTRDGVPPTRSILRNFGSAVAQHEDTGMDRERHLADNKRKYELYFNLLHSKMREHGIEERNTYNRDEKGFFVGIAHRRKRIFSKAVYESKERLHSLQVNNELFRLQNAELRAELNLIRSRPSKSTTLTTQEGDNWHGGAVFYSPRKLASVRARKAAELDEAAELQLQKARDRERKAAEAAKKKRSQEAAKVARQQAKIERDAKQLRQREEKAAERALKKQQQQAATA
- a CDS encoding Trichoplein multi-domain protein; its protein translation is MFKPLAAAYSLSLQHYLQASHGLLAVRKDDFYRLFKPAWDSSFIKKHALKAFKATGIAPIDPEVVLKKFRKSTLTAPPPLVNVSRATITNLINQAYDPSSIAANNLSEILLRLQAAKEIAEYEKDALRAALHVHQKPRNRHEPPLDLQQRKAFHSGAVWWSPCKLREARFRQLVKEKEKEKELLDKIELKEAKENNRIYQLKIKEAARAAREEAKKVRDEAKAVKAAELDAKRRDRDAAKAIQQPQSGKRKASKPAAKQQPKKRRVGGAGGGTLAEVAAPAPPPTTTRRGRAVNTPAKYR
- a CDS encoding MMR-HSR1 domain containing protein, with product MSPKQKGTFTHGSYPPEKGSMPSSTWKIGQHTAYRSAGKVEDVYIGVMGVTGAGKSSFIDLCTGQKIGVGQGLRSHTQEIGEFAFMLSANLRVHLVDTPGFDDTDRKDTDVLRDIAGWLGVSYTNKKRLSGMIFLHRIIDPRMQGSAKRNLFMFQKLCGEECFSRIILATTMWSLVPPGIGAQREQELMRQDDFWGFMLKKGS
- a CDS encoding OmpH multi-domain protein, which codes for MRHTDENDRSSALAILNAVVRNRKEITLRIQQEMSTEGLGLEETEAGQQLNEDITKERERHRRDIEELQQEKEEALAVANQEAAEQINELQADLAKKIQAGEESQERLRTDLEKLQAERKAELKKLFEEMQEQKDKLDKMEADNEETRFMATSQTNREEFQGVLSALEESMRIEKETLKTQFETFEKKKNGVIMECGEWLQLIWDGVCAMLE